GCCCCGAGCCAGGCCGCCGCCACAGACAGCGGTTCCTGCTCAGCCATAAACCTTGCGTCCAGCGCAATGACAGCAAAATAATTGGCCAGCAGTACTTTCTTGGCAAGACCATAGATAAAACGTATCATGCCGTTCGTGAAATCCTGCCGCGTTTCCTGCCGCTGAAGGATTTCCCGCTCAATATCAGCATAGCGCACAATCGGCCCTGCAATAAGCTGCGGGAACAACGCAATATAGAGACCTACATGCAAAACATTTGCCTGTGCCTGCGCCTTGCCATAATAGATATCAAACAGATAAGACAGGAGCTGGAACGTAAAGAAGGAAATCCCGATGGGCAATGCCAGCCGAATGGCAGAAAAATCCGTCTGCAATAAAAGCCCCAGCTGAGCTGCCGCAAAGGTCAGGTACTTAAAGACAAACAACATGCCCAAATGAAAGGCTGCGCCCAAGATGAGCCAGCGCTTGCGCGCTTCCGGCGTTTTTGCCCCGCTCATCCTTAGCCCCACCTGCCAGCCAACGACGATGGACACCACCATCAGCCAGACAAAGAACGGCTCGCCCCAGGCATAGAACACGAGGCTTGCCAGCAGCAATAAGATATTACGAAACCTCCTGCTCCGGCAAAAGGGGTTATAGTAGAGCAGGAGTATCAGCGGCAGAAACATAAACAAAAAGATATTCGATGAAAAAACCACGGCCGCCCCTCCTTTGTAATTTTTTCGCTGGATTCGACCTTCCCCACCTATTCGACATTTCGCCTTCGACTTCCTGCCGCAGTGCACCGCTACGGACAGACAGCAAAAAGCCCCTAAAAGCATCTTCTTGCTTTCAGGGGATATTATCGTAAACTTTCCTGCTGATTTTGTTGTTCTCGTTTAGGCTTCCTGCGCCAGCATTGCCTGCTGGCAATGTGGACAAACGCCATAGAAATAGTATTGCTGTCCTGTCAGCTGATAGCCTGTCTCGAGCATGACCTGCTCCGAAAAATCCGTGGTCGGCAGGGTCTTTACATCGTCCACCCGGCCACAGTGCATGCAACGGATATGCGGGTGCGGACTGACTCTGGCATCATAGCGGAAAGAGTCCTCGCCCACATTCAATTCCTGTACAATTCCTACGGCACACAAAATATTCAACGACTTATAGACCGTCGCCAAACTCATGGTAGGATAATCAGGCAGCAATTCCTGATACAAAGTTTCCGCACTGGGATGTTCCGTGGTATGCGCCAGCGCATTATACACCGCCAGCCTCTGTGGTGTGACCTTGAAACCGCGCTCCCGCAGCAGCGCAGTCACTTCCTTCGGTTTCAATCCAACCCGCATGATAAATCCTTTCTATAAGTAACAAATAATTATTATCCTTTGCGATTTATTCTAAATAAAAAAGCACCTCCTGTCAAGAAGGTGCTTCAAAATTATTCTGCCGTAGTAGCTACGCCATACAGCGTCGTGTCGTTCTTCGTCTGAATGTAGAATTCCGTACCGGCCGGCAGTTCAATGTTCTTGCCGTTGACAAAGGCACCGCCAATGATGCCAATGGGGCCGAGGAGAACCATGCCTGCTACACTGGCACCAGCAGCCAGCGCCAGACTCTTCATTTCCTGCTTGGCTTCCTCACCTACAAAAGTAGCAACATAAGTACCATCTATGGATTTCGTCTGCTTATAATCAACATCCAGCTCGGCATTGCGGCCAAAGTTACGCGCCTGCGTTACCTTCTTGACGACGCCATCGCCCGGTTCCCCTTTAGCGAATACCAGCTTGCTGTCTACGATGACATCAGCGGCCACCTTATAGCGAATGATATCGCCTTTTTTCAGATTCTTGGTATTTACCGGGTCAACCAGCGCTACCTTAATCAGCGTATTTTTCGGCACCACGACCTGTTCCATCGGCAGTTCCACCGT
The Selenomonas ruminantium AC2024 DNA segment above includes these coding regions:
- a CDS encoding MBOAT family O-acyltransferase; protein product: MVFSSNIFLFMFLPLILLLYYNPFCRSRRFRNILLLLASLVFYAWGEPFFVWLMVVSIVVGWQVGLRMSGAKTPEARKRWLILGAAFHLGMLFVFKYLTFAAAQLGLLLQTDFSAIRLALPIGISFFTFQLLSYLFDIYYGKAQAQANVLHVGLYIALFPQLIAGPIVRYADIEREILQRQETRQDFTNGMIRFIYGLAKKVLLANYFAVIALDARFMAEQEPLSVAAAWLGAMAYTFQIYFDFSGYSDMAIGLGHMFGFHFRENFNYPYISRSVTEFWRRWHISLSSWFRDYVYIPLGGSRCSRSRLALNLFIVWSLTGFWHGANWTFLLWGLIYFCLLILEKFTGFANRLGVFGHMYTLLAVIMAWVVFQFSDLTQSLAYMGMMWGLAGNPLYDELAGHFLFDGGIVWLMGLIFSLPIYPWVAKRWALWQPVVEPCLAAVLFLLAIIATVAGNYNPFIYFNF
- a CDS encoding Fur family transcriptional regulator produces the protein MRVGLKPKEVTALLRERGFKVTPQRLAVYNALAHTTEHPSAETLYQELLPDYPTMSLATVYKSLNILCAVGIVQELNVGEDSFRYDARVSPHPHIRCMHCGRVDDVKTLPTTDFSEQVMLETGYQLTGQQYYFYGVCPHCQQAMLAQEA